A genomic stretch from Lathyrus oleraceus cultivar Zhongwan6 chromosome 2, CAAS_Psat_ZW6_1.0, whole genome shotgun sequence includes:
- the LOC127120569 gene encoding DNA repair endonuclease UVH1: protein MVLQFHEHIITELLEDTNGGLVILSSGLSLSKLISSLLLLHSTSQGTLLILSPSSATLKSKINFHLKTLNPQFYQVPVEITADLPVNHRHSLYSSGSVCFITPRILIVDLLTNKLPASIISGLIILNAHSVSETSTEAFIVRIFRSLNRSAFVRVFSDRPQAMVSGFAKAERTMKCLHIRKLHLWPRFQVYVSQELEQDPPDVVDIRVPMSKYMMGIQKAIIEVMGACLKEMRKTNKVDVEDLTVENGLFKSFDEIVRRQLDPIWHTLGKQTKQLVSDLKTLRKLLDYLVRYDAVTYLKYLDTLRVSESFRSVWIFAEASYKIFDYAKKRVYHLVRSDGMKLDESSKGVKNKKKKVKGDNKDTEEADVTSSTSSNHGIVLEEVLEEAPKWKVLRDILEEVEEERQKQGMLREEVLAEGEDTSNGIVLVACKDERSCLQLEECITNSSKKVMRDEWKKYLLSKVQLRDVVHKNKKKKSKEPKGFGILNGVTPISPAQNTETSGVNKQEHDALMAAASKLRNLAENNHVVEDTPQSNMGGHVRGKGKRKLANRNDPIIIDGSGVQSNNEEVTSGKIGMPDTKNEAHMDETSPVSAGRFCETKHGGISVDDTVLRRHTCPNAMAKDGKPLPPVHFYALESDQPILDILKPSIIVVYHPDMTFVREIEVYKAENPSKKLKVYFIFYEDSTEVQKFEASIRRENGAFESLIRQKSMMMIPVDQSGHGLGLNFTPDSDLNTAQNSITRKAGGRKEVGKEMQVIVDMREFMSSLPNILHQKGMRIIPVTLEVGDYILSPLICVERKSIQDLFQSFTSGRLYNQVDTMLRYYRIPVLLIEFSQDKSFSFQSASDIGDDVTPNSIISKLSLLALHFPRLRIIWSRSLHATSEIFASLKANQDEPDETKAMRVGVPSEEGIVENDVRAENYNTSAVEFLRRLPGVSDSNYRAIMDGCKSLAELALIPVEKLAEIMGGHKAAQTLRDFLDAKYPTLL, encoded by the exons ATGGTTCTTCAATTCCACGAACACATAATCACAGAGCTTCTCGAAGACACCAATGGCGGTCTCGTCATTCTCTCTTCAGGTCTCTCTCTATCGAAACTCATTTCATCTCTTCTCCTTCTCCACTCCACTTCTCAGGGAACACTTCTCATTCTATCTCCTTCTTCCGCTACTCTCAAATCCAAAATCAATTTCCATCTCAAAACCCTAAACCCCCAATTCTACCAAGTCCCCGTCGAAATCACCGCCGACCTCCCCGTTAATCACCGTCACTCCCTCTACTCATCCGGCTCCGTCTGTTTCATTACCCCTAGAATCCTCATCGTTGATCTTCTCACTAATAAACTACCTGCCTCAATTATCTCCGGACTCATCATCCTCAACGCTCATTCCGTTTCGGAGACTTCCACTGAAGCTTTTATTGTTAGGATTTTTCGTTCTCTCAATCGAAGTGCGTTTGTTCGTGTTTTCTCCGATAGGCCACAAGCGATGGTTTCGGGTTTTGCGAAGGCGGAGAGAACTATGAAGTGTTTGCATATTCGTAAGCTGCATCTTTGGCCGAGATTTCAGGTTTATGTTTCGCAGGAGCTTGAGCAGGACCCGCCGGATGTTGTGGATATTAGGGTTCCGATGAGTAAGTACATGATGGGGATTCAGAAGGCTATTATTGAAGTTATGGGTGCGTGTTTGAAGGAGATGAGGAAGACGAATAAGGTTGATGTGGAGGATTTGACTGTGGAGAATGGGTTGTTCAAGTCGTTTGATGAGATTGTTAGGAGACAGTTGGATCCAATTTGGCATACTTTGGGGAAACAGACTAAGCAACTCGTCTCTGATCTCAAGACCTTGAGGAAATTGTTGGATTATCTAGTCAG GTATGATGCGGTGACTTACTTGAAATATTTGGATACACTTAGAGTGTCGGAGAGTTTTCGATCTGTTTGGATTTTTGCAGAGGCGAGCTATAAGATATTTGACTATGCAAAGAAACGTGTTTATCATCTTGTGAGGTCAGATGGTATGAAATTGGACGAGTCTAGTAAAGGTGtcaaaaacaaaaagaaaaaagtcAAGGGGGATAACAAAGACACTGAAGAAG CTGATGTCACTTCCTCAACCAGTTCAAATCATGGCATAGTTTTGGAGGAAGTCTTGGAAGAAGCACCAAAGTGGAAGGTCTTACGT GATATTCTTGAAGAGGTAGAGGAGGAAAGACAAAAGCAAGGCATGTTGAGGGAAGAGGTTTTGGCTGAAGGTGAAGACACCAGCAATGGCATTGTATTAGTGGCATGTAAAGATGAAAGGTCGTGCTTGCAGCTCGAAGAATGCATCACCAACAGTTCGAAAAAG GTCATGCGAGACGAATGGAAAAAGTACTTACTAAGCAAAGTACAGCTGCGAGATGTAGTGCATAAGAATAAGAAAAAGAAGTCAAAGGAGCCTAAGGGTTTTGGGATTCTTAATGGAGTCACTCCCATATCCCCTGCACAGAATACAGAAACCAGTGGCGTTAATAAGCAGGAGCATGATGCACTTATGGCGGCAGCTTCAAAACTGCGAAATCTTGCTGAAAATAATCATGTTGTCGAAGATACACCTCAGTCTAATATGGGGGGACATGTTCGGGGAAAAGGCAAGAGAAAGTTGGCAAATAGAAATGACCCAATCATTATTGATGGCTCTGGTGTTCAGAGTAATAATGAGGAAGTGACAAGTGGTAAAATTGGGATGCCTGATACAAAAAATGAAGCCCATATGGATGAAACTAGTCCTGTCAGTGCTGGTAGATTTTGTGAAACCAAACATGGGGGGATATCTGTAGATGACACGGTTCTTCGGAGGCATACCTGTCCTAATGCCATGGCAAAAGACGGGAAGCCACTACCACCAGTACATTTTTATGCCCTAGAAAGTGATCAGCCTATACTGGACATATTAAAGCCCTCTATAATAGTCGTTTACCATCCAGACATGACCTTTGTAAGAGAAATTGAAGTCTACAAAGCTGAGAATCCCTCAAAAAAGTTAAAGGTATATTTTATTTTCTATGAAGATTCAACTGAGGTGCAGAAGTTTGAAGCAAGTATACGTAGAGAGAATGGAGCATTTGAATCTTTGATCAGGCAAAAATCTATGATGATGATTCCAGTTGATCAG AGTGGGCATGGTTTAGGATTGAATTTTACCCCAGATTCAGATTTAAATACTGCCCAAAACTCAATAACTAGAAAAGCAGGGGGGAGAAAGGAGGTTGGTAAAGAAATGCAG GTCATTGTGGACATGCGAGAATTCATGAGCAGCCTTCCAAATATTCTTCATCAAAAGGGAATGCGCATAATTCCGGTAACCCTTGAAGTTGGTGACTATATCTTATCACCTTTAATTTGCGTGGAAAGAAAAAGTATTCAAGATCTCTTCCAGAGTTTCACATCAGGTCGTCTATACAATCAGGTGGACACAATGCTGCGATATTATAGGATACCTGTGCTCTTGATTGAGTTTTCACAGGATAAGAGCTTCTCATTTCAG TCTGCCAGTGATATTGGTGATGATGTGACACCCAATAGCATTATATCAAAGTTGTCATTGCTTGCTCTACATTTTCCCCGGCTACGAATAATCTGGTCTCGAAGTTTGCATGCTACTTCTGAAATATTTGCTTCACTGAAGGCAAATCAAGATGAACCAGATGAAACAAAAGCAATGAGAGTGGGTGTCCCCTCAGAAGAAGGAATTGTGGAAAATGATGTGAG GGCTGAAAATTACAACACATCGGCTGTGGAGTTTCTAAGACGACTTCCAGGTGTTTCAGATTCTAATTATAGGGCCATAATGGACGGGTGTAAAAGTTTGGCAGAACTTGCACTTATTCCAGTAGAAAAGCTAGCTGAAATAATGGGTGGTCATAAGGCTGCTCAGACCCTTAGAGACTTTCTAGATGCTAAATATCCCACTTTGTTGTGA